The genomic window TGCCATCAAAAGATAGACATAGCCAGCGCGGACATTCTCGGCCTCCCGGTGATGCGACACCACCATCGCCCAGGAGGTCAGCGACATGAATTCCCAGGCGACCAGGAAGCTGAAGGCATCGTTTGCCAGCACGACGACGTTCATCCCTGCGAGATAGGCAGGATAGAACGGCAGCACGCGGCCGGGGGAGTCCTCGTGCCGGCCGTAGCCCAGCGCGAACAGGCTCGCGGCGGCGCCGCCGAGATTGACGACGACGAGGAAGAAGGCAGACAGCGCATCGAGCCGGAAATGGGCACCGAGCCAGGGTAGGCCGATCGGCAGTGTCGCGCTCGGCGTCAGATGAGGGAAATAGAGCAGATCCGACAGCGCCGTGACACATAGCGTCGATGTGGCGATCAGACATCCGCCGTAGAGGATGATCGAGCCGCGCGGGCGCGTCGACAGCACGACTCCCGCAGGCGCCAGCGCCAGCAGAGCCGCCACTGACCATAGCGCCACGGCGATCATAGCCGCTCCTGGATCATGATTTGCGCGCGCGTCATCATCGCTATTGGCCACCTGCGCTCGGGGGTGGAGACTTCAGCCGCACACCGCGCCCCCCGGCGCTCGAGGTTGCCCCCTCGGCGATCAGCTCGATGCCGGCAACCGACAGCGCGTCGACCAGCTTCACCAGGGAATCGACATTGCCGCGGATCACCCCTTCGGAGGCTTCCATGCGCTGGATCGTCGGCAGCGACAGCGAACAGCGCTGCGCGAGTTCGCGCTGGTCGATCCTGAGCAAGGCACGGGCGGCTCGAAGCTGCGCGGCGGTGATCACGGGGCAGAATGTCCGTGGCGGTTACAGCGCTTGATTTACCAAGCTTAGGACGCGCAAAATGACGTTTCAAGCATCATTTTCTAGATGCGACGCATCATTCCCGTTCGATGTCCCCCGAGCTCATGCCCGCACCCCGCCATCATGGCCGGGCTCGTCCCGCCCAGCATCATTCTGGGGCGCGTGTGGGCCCAGGCATGACGAGCGCATAAATGCGGCGTGAGATTCCGGGGCGCGCTCGCGCGCATCCGGGAATGACTGTCCGCCTCAAAACTCGTTGGCAATCTTCGCGAGCATCCCGATCAAGGCCTCGCGGTTGCTCTGCCCGAGCAGGTCGTTCAGCCGGGCCTCGTGCTTGGTGGCGACGAGCTTCTTGGCGCGGGTCAGCACCGCCTTGCCCTTGTCGGTCAGCACCAGGATGTGCGAGCGGCGGTCGTTGGTGGAGCGGATTCGCGCGCATAGGTCGCGGCTTTCGAGATTGTCGAGCATCGCCACGAAGTTCGGCCGCAGGATGCCGAGTGTGGAGGCGATCTCGGTCTGGTTCCGGCCCGGATTCTTCTCGACCAGCAGCAGCACCGAGAATTGCGCCGGCGTGAGCTGCAGCGAGGCCATGCAGCGCAAAAAGTTCTCGAATACCTTGAGCTGGGCCCGCTTCAGCACATAGCCAAGCTGCTCGGAGAGCTCGCCGAGCTGGAGCGCTTCGGCCTGCGGCTCGGACGCATCCTTGCGACCCTTGGCCGTATCGGCAGGCTTTTCGGAGGACTTTTCAGCGGTTTTGGAAACGGTCATCGCCTCGTGCTC from Bradyrhizobium zhanjiangense includes these protein-coding regions:
- a CDS encoding MarR family winged helix-turn-helix transcriptional regulator, whose amino-acid sequence is MTVSKTAEKSSEKPADTAKGRKDASEPQAEALQLGELSEQLGYVLKRAQLKVFENFLRCMASLQLTPAQFSVLLLVEKNPGRNQTEIASTLGILRPNFVAMLDNLESRDLCARIRSTNDRRSHILVLTDKGKAVLTRAKKLVATKHEARLNDLLGQSNREALIGMLAKIANEF
- a CDS encoding helix-turn-helix domain-containing protein, with protein sequence MITAAQLRAARALLRIDQRELAQRCSLSLPTIQRMEASEGVIRGNVDSLVKLVDALSVAGIELIAEGATSSAGGRGVRLKSPPPSAGGQ